GATATGATGCAGCTTTTGCGATATCCTCGATGTCGCCATCGGCAAAATCGGAATTCAAAGCCCCGTGACAATGGATGTCGACCAGACCCGGCCCGACACTATATTCGGTGAGATCAATAATTTCGCTTTCAGGATAGTGCGAAAGTTCATCTTCAGCTACGAAATTCGCAATCTTTCCGTTTTCGACACAGATGCATGTTTTGTGAATTTCAGGCGCCGGTTTATACAGGTCGCCGCACTTGAATATTTTCATTTAATGACCTCAAATGATGCGATTATTTTAATTTTTACTTGATGATGCGGCAAAAAGTAAGTTGTATATAATTTTTCTGGCGTTTCTTTACCTCACCCCCTATCCCCCTCTCCTAGTCAGGAGAGGGAGTAACTCATTATGCGCATTGTTTTTGCCCTCTCCTAATTAGGAGAGGGTGGCCAAAGGCCGGGTGAGGTTTCGACAGGACTAAAGACTATGCATAACTTTTTGCCAAGTCATTTTACTTTGTATCTGCCGGCGGCTTTTTTGTATTTTCAACTCCGGGTTTTAAACCGTCGATGAACCATCCATACCTGCTCTCCTGATCCGGGATATTAGCAGGAGCGCCTTGATACACAACCTCCCCTTTGTTCAGAATCGCCAGTTTATGGCAGGTACTGGATATATCGGCGAGGATGTGCGAGGTCATAATGATGACATCGATTTTTTTACTTCGTTCATTCAACATATTCCTGAATCGAATCCGTTCTTCCGGAGAGAGACCCAATGTCGGCTCATCCACCAAAAGAATGGTGGGATTGCCGATGACCGCCTGTGCTATCTCAAGGAGTCGTTTCATGACTACGGACAGATTATTGGCATCTACATCTCCAACTTTGGAAAGACTGAGCGATTCTAGTAAATCATCAACTTCTTTCTGACGTGTTTTTTTATCGAAAAGGCCCGCAAGACTGGCGGAATAATCGAGATACTCCCTTGTTTTCAATTTTGTGAACTGGCTGAATCTCTGAGGAAGGTACCCGGTTAAGGAACGTATCCTGCCGCGGTTCTTATTCAGATCATGCCCATCAAACGTCACCTTTCCCCCGGTCGGCTTTACTAAAGTCGCCAAAATACGGAGCAGGGTGGTCTTACCGGAGGCGTTAGGCCCAATTAGACCGAACACGCCGTTTTCAATGACCAGGTTCACATCAGAAAGTGCTTGTGTTCGATCATCGAATACCTTGCTCAGTTCGCACATTTCTATTCTCACCGTATTTTCCCTCCTGCCCGAAACTGTGGCTTCATCATTCCATTTCCAAAATGCTCACACCATGCCTTAAAATATACTCGGCGAAACTCCCGCGTCGTGGAACGGTTTTAACCTATCTTGTCAGGCCACAATCGTGTGAACGTCACCCGGCAGCCGACTCAGAATCAACTCCTTGAGCTGCACTTTCTTGGCTGCATTGTCGATGTCAATGCCCACCAGATTCCCTTCAGCATCATAATCGAGCACGACACCTTCTGAGATTTCTCTGCTCTCCACGCTTGTTTTCTCGGAGAGATCGATATAAAGCGAATCGGTCTCCGGGTAATATCGGATTTTCATGGCTTATACCCCCTGTCGGGGAATGCGTTGTGAATTGTTCGTTTGTCTTCAAGGGTCACGACCCTTACCACACGGCCATCCAGCTCTTCAACTATCCCCCAGAAACGAAACCGGTTGTGTTCCTGAGACTCAACCCTGAGCGGGTTCTTGACAATCCGAATGCACCATTCCTTCTTCAGATACGGCCGCTTCCTTAAAACTTCCTTCTCGAAATATTCCGTGAACGCGAAATCGTCCATCATGCACCTGACACTGGCTGCAATGCTATATAAAGGGCCTACCGAGGCGATTTATCAAATAAATCCACTACTAATTCATATTCTATCGTTTCCGCGCTGAAATCCTGCTCGTGAGGCCACATCACCCCGCCGAACGCGGCCCGGAACTACGCGGAACATCTGAGACGCTGTTTCTTTTCTTCAGGAGAAGCGCACTCGAAAAAAAGCTCCAACGCCTCCTGTATATTGTCACGCGCCTCGGCGATGCTGTTCCCCTGGCTGGCGATGTCCAGTTCCGGGCAGAACGATACATATCCGTCGTTTTCGCGTTCAATGACGATGGTCAGCTTCATAACTTCCTCCGAAATATCACTGCTCAATGTCAAACACTTCTGCATGAGACGATAGATTTACCTGAGGTTAACCAACTCGCATTCAATCGTTTCCGCGCTGAAATCCTGCTCGTGCGGCCACATCACCCCACCGAAAGCGACCCGGACTCGGCAGTATCGTTTATCTCTTCGTATATACATCCAGGAAGGCATCCCTACTATACGAAAACCCAAATGCTCGAAAGCTTTCAAAACATATTCGATGGGCGCGTCCACAGGGAATTTAATCGTCACACGGTCACTCCCGCCTCAGCGACAAACACTTCCAGCACTGGGGATGAGCTTTCCATGACTTCCAATCCGAAGGTTTCAATGTGGAAGCTTATTGCTGATCTGACATTATCCAGCGCTTGTTCATAGGTGTCACCCTCCCCCACGATAACGCCTTTCATGCCGAGAGGATAAGCGATATAACCGTCCTGATGTTTCTCCATAATGATTTTGAACTGTCTAACCATGATTGTCTCCTTATTTCTGTTTCGGCACAGGCGATTCCGCTTTTAAATCGCATTCAATCGTTTCCCCGCTGAAATCCTGCTCGTGCGGCCACATCACCCCGCCGAACGCAATCCCGCACGCGGCTGAAATAATGTGTTATTCCAAACCAACAATCGTCTCGTCTCCAGCGATATTTCTAACCTTCATTCTCAAAGGCTTCTTCTTTGTCACAATCTTACTATTCCAGAATTCTTTTGTCTTTTTGCCATCTCGGATTACAAATCCGTTTTTATCGATCTTTAATTCAGTATCGCTCTTCCATACATCCGTTTTATTAGAACAATTAAGACTGATAAACTCAATTAACTCAAGCCCATTTTCGCTAATTTCAATGGGTTGAAATTCCTTCTTAGCTTTGCCGTTTCCGTTGCTTATTGTTTCGCTGTTCTCGTCTTCCGCTTCGCCATTTTCTAAAAGATCGTTTTTTGTTCCATTGAGCATCTTCTTTTGATTATAAGCATCTATTTTCTGTATAAGCCGGTCGCTTGCAAAAGACTGAAATACAATTTCATATTCATCGGTGGTCTTATTCACTGCATATTGTACTATATCATTGATAACAACTTCATCAAGAATCGTTTTCAAGTCCTTGAATTCGACGTCAATCTCTGTTGCATTGTACTCTTTGATAAAACTATTGAGTTCTACTTCGTCCTCAATATCCACAAAATATACAATGACCTTTTTAACGCCGTCGGGCAAATCAGACATCTTTTCATTGATAATATGATTAATGAGCGGAATGTCGAGAACTTTTGTATTATGATCCAAAAGATTTGGTATGTACACAGGAACTAGTCCAAACTTGCTGTCGCTTAATGCGCCTGCCCAAAAACTGTCGAGTGATTCTTCCTTTTTCAAACCGGTGATGAGCGTACGTAACTTGTCCATGGTCTGAATGGGATTACGGAAAAGCGAAACGCCGTCCTGAATATCGTAAATGTCAAACTCCGCGCCAGCGGCAACTAAACGGTCGCGTGTTGTTTGAATGCTGTTAATGCCTACATCGCAATGAATGAATTTGCGATTTAAGTCGTGCGCAACTTTGGCCGTAACACCCGAACCGCCGAAAAAGTCAGCGACAATCATTCCTTCGTTTGAAGAGGTTTTTATAATACGCTCAAGAAGAGATTCAGGTTTTTGAGTAGCGTAATCGAGGCGTTCTTCTGTTCTCGATGATAAAGTAATATCCCAAACATCATCTGCTAACTTCCCTTCAGGGTCAATATAATAACGCTTGTCAAAACCATGCTGGACGCGATATATTTTGCCTTGCTCATCTTTTTGCCATTTTTTCAAAGTAGTTTCAGGCCAAGGCTCTTTAATTGGATTAAATACGTACTCTCCATCTTTGTTTTTAGCATAAAAAAATATATAGTCATGATTTTTAATAAATTTCTTTTTCACCGCACCGGATGAAGTTTCATAATGCTGAATGATGTCATTTATTAAACTTTCTTGACCAAATATTTCGTCTAACAACACCTTCACATAATGCCCTATGTGATAACCCAAATGGACATAAATACAGGCATTTTCGCTCATCACACTTTTTATCGCGGTTAAGTTTTCATACATCCAGTTGAGATAATCTTCTTTATTCCATATATCGCCGTACATCTTTTCTTCAAAGGCGCGGAGTTCTTCAAAATCCAAATCTTCTTCTGCTTTAGCAATTGCTTCAGCGATTTTTGGATTCCTGCGTAAGTACACTTTCTTTGCATAATCCGCGCCACTGGCAAATGGCGGGTCGATATACACTAAATCAACTGAAATTCCATTATCTTTCAGATACGCACATGCGGAAAGGCATTCACCACGGATAACGAGGTTTTCAGGATTATTCCCAACTGATTCCACTTTCTCCAACTCATAAAATGGCAATCCGCGTTTAATTCTTTCGTACACTCTACCGTTATCTCGATACCGTAACGCTCTTTGTGTGCGTACGAAGTTGTTAAGTATCGCCTGACCATCAACTGTATCTGGGAAATAGGGGATATACTTAATCGGCATAGCTAATTCTCCTCAAAAAATGATCTCAATTTATCGGTCAACTCGGATAGGTTCCTGTTCTTGGGAACATCATCACTGAGGGAAATATATTCAAAACGTTTATATCCGTATTCATCATTATTCATACGTAGAAATTCAGTTTCCATGAAAGACTTTCTTTCACGATAACCTGGCTGATCAGCAAACCCGGAACCTTTTGTTTCTACAATCAGGATTTTATGAATCTTTTGGTTCTTGCGTCTGATAATTAGGAAATCAGGGGTGTATTTTTTGACTACTGGAAGCCACCGATCGTTCTTTTTTGAGTAACATGCAATGCGGAAATCAGTGAGATGCCTTTCTCCGTTGTAGTAAACTTCCAGCTTTTTTTGATTGAACAGAGTAAGGTTGAGAACATCTTGCAAAAACATCATTTCAAAGCGGCTCTGGGAAAAATTATATGGCAAATAATGAAAAGATTTATCCTTGTTATAAATAGCAGAGGAGAAAGAAAAGCTCTCTGCCATATAGCCAAGCCCTTGCATCTCTAGTGTTTTACGAATAGCTACAAGAGTATCTTTAGGGTCTTTTCCGCTTGCATCCAGATCGATGATTTGCCTGGTATCATTTTCATTTGGGTATATCTTATCATTTTCAGGTATTGAATCGAGCTTTCCGATAAAGAGGAGTTGAGCGCTCTTTGGCACGATTTCAGTTTTAATTTTTAAGTCACGATGTTGATGAAACGCAAGACGTATCAGTGAGCGAATCAAGTCCTGTTTATATAGGTCATTAAAATAGAGAATGCCGTTATTATAAAACGTAATGGTGTCAAATATCGGTTTCAATTCTTTCCCGAATTCATTTAATTCATTTAAAGAAAGACTATTAAAGCTTTCGCGGGCAATAGTGAATATCCAAAGTCCAAAATCCGCGGTTTCACCTTTTATCTTCAAAAGGAACTCTTTATTCTGAGGTTCATCAGGATTTAGCCCTCTTTCTATAATAAGTGCTGCATCGAAAGATTCTTTTAGATCAATCGACTCTATGGCACTCAGAGGATCAACTGTTCCTGAAATAACAAGTGTATCATATTCAATTTTAAGCTGATAGAAATCTACGGGAGGAAGTTTCAAATATTCAAGCCGAGAAAACCGGTCAACCATTTTCCCCGTCTGGTCTTTTAAAAGAGTGTTTAGTTCCTGAATACTGGTATGCTGTTCATCTTTCAACTGTTTATCTAAGATTTTTGCGTTTTCTTCATTCATCCAGATAACAGCGGTCTCATGTTTTCCCGCATCAACTTGGCGCAGACAGCGACAGGAAGTCTGAAGGACCATATTTGTGGGACAATCGCCCTTTTGGGAAAGAATTACACCGGTGAGGCTTCGGCAGTCCCATCCTTCTTTGCCTATCTGGACAAGTAGTATTATCTTTTTCTTTGATAATGGTGTATCGAGAGATGCAAATTCAGTCTCATTTGCTCTTGGAATCTTAAATTTTTTATTCCCTTTATGGTATTTCAGTATCATGTCTGGATTGATTTTCATGGCGCCTGTTAGATAGTGAAATACTTCTTCTTCAAGTCGCTCTATGCTACCGCAATATATAGCGAGTTTGGCGCATGCACCATTGGCATAAATTGTGTTATCATAAGAGTTAAGAAAATCTCTTATGCCTTTCTCAATAATTTGAATCGGTTGCAAACCGCTCGTTTGTTCAACCCTTGGCTTTTTTAGAAACTTCCTAACCGCTGTTGTGAGTGGATAATAAAAAACGGTATTAGTGATCTGTGAAAACTTGAGTTGGATGGTATCGGATATCTTAACCATTTCCGCCGAACTCAAATAGGGAGTACCTGAATAACCTATTACAGAGTTAATAGTGCCATTGCGATTCCATTTATTAACCACCTGTCGGAGCTTAATATCATCGGTGGCAGCATGATGGACCTCATCAATATGGATCTGTAAATTTGGAAGCTTACTGATAATATTACGCAATTCATTAGCGAAACGGTCTTTTTCATCATCACTATATTCTATAAGTTCATACTGTTCTGTCAGGCCAAGACGGTCAAGAATTACCTTTTCAGCATTAACTACCATAACTAGTCCCATGAGACTGTCAAACGGTTGATAGTTGTATATTTTTTGTGAGTTTGGATTTCGCGCTTTATTACTCTTTTTCGCGGATTTAGGCTGGTCGAGCACTTCAAATTTAATCATTCTCTTGATAGTTGTAGCTGCCGGTTCGGGTAAAATCCAAGAAGGATCAAATTTTTCAATAGTTTTCAGGCTTGGAACAATAGAGCTTTTTAAACCAGATGGAACAAGGACTATAAAGTTGTGGGCAAAAACCTTATTCTCTGGTTCATTCAGCGCGAAATATAAATCAAGATATACAAACGCGGCCATGAGAAAGGTTTTCCCCGCGCCCATCGGGAGACTGAAGAGATAATCAGTATATTCTACATTGTAGAAGATATTTTTGATAACCGAATTATAGTTTACTGCATCTGAGTGCTCAATAAGATAATTCTCAAGTTCAGGGAATAATGTGGCTGAATTCCTTCCATTCCTGCCATTTCCATTGTTCGGAAGTCGAGAGAATTCAAAAAGAGCACGAGCTGCAACATCTCTTTCGAAACAACTACGGGCCGTTTCGTTGATGTTGAGAAGGGAAAGATCTTCATTTCGATTAAAAAAGCCATCTACAAATAAATACCAAAGAGGGTTGTTCCCACCTTTGATTTTTAGGTATAGATATATTTCTATCGCTTCAATCTGGGCATCACGAAGCTTACCTTGTTTCTTGATGTATTCAATAATCGGCCTGACGGTACATTCTTCGGAAACAAGCCATTTTTTACATTGTTTCAAGATTATTTGGTGTAACATAAAAATCCTTATGGTTCAAATAAATACATGATGCTACTGTTTGTTATTCCCCCTCTCCCACGCGTGGGAGAGGGGGTCAGGGGGTGAGGGCTTAAAAATACCTCAACCCCGGCTCATTCAGCCCGTAATTATAAATCCCCAGCTTGCCTCTTTCGACCGTCCT
The sequence above is drawn from the Candidatus Latescibacter sp. genome and encodes:
- a CDS encoding DNA methyltransferase — protein: MPIKYIPYFPDTVDGQAILNNFVRTQRALRYRDNGRVYERIKRGLPFYELEKVESVGNNPENLVIRGECLSACAYLKDNGISVDLVYIDPPFASGADYAKKVYLRRNPKIAEAIAKAEEDLDFEELRAFEEKMYGDIWNKEDYLNWMYENLTAIKSVMSENACIYVHLGYHIGHYVKVLLDEIFGQESLINDIIQHYETSSGAVKKKFIKNHDYIFFYAKNKDGEYVFNPIKEPWPETTLKKWQKDEQGKIYRVQHGFDKRYYIDPEGKLADDVWDITLSSRTEERLDYATQKPESLLERIIKTSSNEGMIVADFFGGSGVTAKVAHDLNRKFIHCDVGINSIQTTRDRLVAAGAEFDIYDIQDGVSLFRNPIQTMDKLRTLITGLKKEESLDSFWAGALSDSKFGLVPVYIPNLLDHNTKVLDIPLINHIINEKMSDLPDGVKKVIVYFVDIEDEVELNSFIKEYNATEIDVEFKDLKTILDEVVINDIVQYAVNKTTDEYEIVFQSFASDRLIQKIDAYNQKKMLNGTKNDLLENGEAEDENSETISNGNGKAKKEFQPIEISENGLELIEFISLNCSNKTDVWKSDTELKIDKNGFVIRDGKKTKEFWNSKIVTKKKPLRMKVRNIAGDETIVGLE
- a CDS encoding DEAD/DEAH box helicase family protein yields the protein MLHQIILKQCKKWLVSEECTVRPIIEYIKKQGKLRDAQIEAIEIYLYLKIKGGNNPLWYLFVDGFFNRNEDLSLLNINETARSCFERDVAARALFEFSRLPNNGNGRNGRNSATLFPELENYLIEHSDAVNYNSVIKNIFYNVEYTDYLFSLPMGAGKTFLMAAFVYLDLYFALNEPENKVFAHNFIVLVPSGLKSSIVPSLKTIEKFDPSWILPEPAATTIKRMIKFEVLDQPKSAKKSNKARNPNSQKIYNYQPFDSLMGLVMVVNAEKVILDRLGLTEQYELIEYSDDEKDRFANELRNIISKLPNLQIHIDEVHHAATDDIKLRQVVNKWNRNGTINSVIGYSGTPYLSSAEMVKISDTIQLKFSQITNTVFYYPLTTAVRKFLKKPRVEQTSGLQPIQIIEKGIRDFLNSYDNTIYANGACAKLAIYCGSIERLEEEVFHYLTGAMKINPDMILKYHKGNKKFKIPRANETEFASLDTPLSKKKIILLVQIGKEGWDCRSLTGVILSQKGDCPTNMVLQTSCRCLRQVDAGKHETAVIWMNEENAKILDKQLKDEQHTSIQELNTLLKDQTGKMVDRFSRLEYLKLPPVDFYQLKIEYDTLVISGTVDPLSAIESIDLKESFDAALIIERGLNPDEPQNKEFLLKIKGETADFGLWIFTIARESFNSLSLNELNEFGKELKPIFDTITFYNNGILYFNDLYKQDLIRSLIRLAFHQHRDLKIKTEIVPKSAQLLFIGKLDSIPENDKIYPNENDTRQIIDLDASGKDPKDTLVAIRKTLEMQGLGYMAESFSFSSAIYNKDKSFHYLPYNFSQSRFEMMFLQDVLNLTLFNQKKLEVYYNGERHLTDFRIACYSKKNDRWLPVVKKYTPDFLIIRRKNQKIHKILIVETKGSGFADQPGYRERKSFMETEFLRMNNDEYGYKRFEYISLSDDVPKNRNLSELTDKLRSFFEEN
- a CDS encoding type II toxin-antitoxin system HicB family antitoxin; the protein is MKLTIVIERENDGYVSFCPELDIASQGNSIAEARDNIQEALELFFECASPEEKKQRLRCSA
- a CDS encoding type II toxin-antitoxin system HicB family antitoxin; this encodes MVRQFKIIMEKHQDGYIAYPLGMKGVIVGEGDTYEQALDNVRSAISFHIETFGLEVMESSSPVLEVFVAEAGVTV
- a CDS encoding DUF2283 domain-containing protein translates to MKIRYYPETDSLYIDLSEKTSVESREISEGVVLDYDAEGNLVGIDIDNAAKKVQLKELILSRLPGDVHTIVA
- a CDS encoding ATP-binding cassette domain-containing protein, giving the protein MRIEMCELSKVFDDRTQALSDVNLVIENGVFGLIGPNASGKTTLLRILATLVKPTGGKVTFDGHDLNKNRGRIRSLTGYLPQRFSQFTKLKTREYLDYSASLAGLFDKKTRQKEVDDLLESLSLSKVGDVDANNLSVVMKRLLEIAQAVIGNPTILLVDEPTLGLSPEERIRFRNMLNERSKKIDVIIMTSHILADISSTCHKLAILNKGEVVYQGAPANIPDQESRYGWFIDGLKPGVENTKKPPADTK